gaaatcaccattTAACATCTCAAGCGAAATAACAGttattgatttcgcttgaaagtgcaacatccactttcaagcggaatcaccctcTAAAACATGTAATTTTGCTATTTCCttgtaaaacgtgccctgatctaatctatctagtgtaagactcgatacaagacgaagtcgacagatgcatgcactaacaactATTAACCTCTTCTGATTCAGACATGCTGACGCTTGATTACTATAAAACAATAGACAATAGTTTGTTCAGAagtttattatggaatcatcattttcgatgattcattaaccatggtaaatataaaccatatttggttaatttgataatcatatttattttaaatttttcattataatttttcattataatttatcccaGTTATAAATCATTAAGGATATTAAGGcggcacaaaaggcctagtcacaaggacatttttaatttatatgtcatgatcttataggatcaaggcattaaggtttgaacatagttcatcgcctttccagacagggagtcatagactacaattGTCATTTGTCTTATAGGACAATAAGtgtggcccgtaggcacttcatcactaatggatgtttataatgtgatcatctCATTTGATGATACAAGCCATGATTTTCTAGATCATTGGCTAAATAAGGAatttggaagaatccaatataaggatgactagTGTGactttatcgaatcacattttccaggagtgctaacatgttttcagatgttaacaaaggtttgaatcttaaaaaggttttatcaacATGGCCATGTCTAAAATGACATATGGGCTAGGTTACACCTTTAAGATTTTCTTATAATATTTAATGGCAGATCAATTGTAAATTGAAatgatattttgatttttttatatagtacatgcatataatgacaaataaaaattttaaaaatgaaacATTCCATAAATTATCTTAAGAAGTACAATAGTttccctaaacgggtcttttaatgaaataacattgtccacgcagggactaaaatgaaaaaagacaagtccacgcagggaccaaatacataaatgaaatgtccacgcagggaccaaattgaaataaaattacaaaacaaTAAATAAGGATTTCTAATAATCCCTCTTCTTTTTCCCCTTAATGAGGTTTGCCAAACCCTTTAGAAGACCGCGACGGCTTCTACGCTCTTCGTCTACCCTTTGTTCCACCTCGTGCAACCTTTGGAGGATTTCTTGTTGTTGCGGTGGTTGAATTTGTGGTGGCTGCGGCGGCTGCGGCTGCTGAGGCTGTGGAGGTGGTGGGTATTGATACCCATATGCAGGGTACCCAGTTGGGTACGTAGGTGGAAAAGGACCAGGGTAGATAGCATTGAAGTTTGCTGCTTCAATGTACAGGTCAACAGTAGGTGCATTGTTGTAGTTATAACCCAAATAAGCTTGCTGCTCAATGGGTTGTACCCAGCTGCACCTGGGTAAGATGGAATTGGGTTTTCATAACCCATGGGTGGTGCTGGGGCGACTGGTGCAGAGTCGACTTCAGAAACTGCAtttgaaggcccacccatttGCGGGTCTTCATAGAGCGGCGGGTAGTTGCTGTTGCTGGAGTGTTGGGGGGTGCTAAAATGGAAACCCCCACGCATGGACATCCATGCAGTCTTCGTCGCCTCGATTGTTCGGGAGGCGGTGGCTGCTCTGgcgctggtggtggtggtggtggtgtgacCGCCTGGAAATGTGGGTCCTCAGAAGGGACCTGCTAGTGTGgtgatgtgtcacaccccaaccgatggcggaaacatcggggtgcgagcactaagcgttcagatcgCTCATGAGAATCCATAACACTTTTCATAGAAATTAGATCAAATTCATCATAACGTTGTCTAAAAGTAAACACAACCAACACAAGTATCGAATACAGACCAAAACAAAtattgttcaaattgttcaaagATTCTAAGTTAACTAGGTgacgtttctaagcatctcctagcTGAATTCCATGCATCccaagcatcctatcagcctgcaacatgtattaaattatcaatacaaaagtattggcgagtatacaagtttgataatagaataatagattaataCAACTCGTATCCATAGTGTAaacaataaaatagtttcagccgtgctagtgtcgcagtccatgcagtgatagcccaagtatcccgatgcgtTAGcatttacccaagactcaaggtaaactagaatcctcctaacaataccccccgagaataatgggggaggtgcatctcctatagcgctactattgttaaggcggaactacacactctggattaaacgtcacatagcacaaagagtcaagaatcaagaatcacaagtttcacataggatagagtataagtttcaaagattcaagtttaagtttcatagaatacatgttacaccccaaaagtttaacgtaaaaggcgatcgagtatactcacagtgattgcttaacagtcacaactgttattggatcaaagggagctctttttaagattagcctgattagattacaataggGTAAGAGTCGGGCAAGATAACGAGGTTGTTCAAAGTATCAAGTTGGTCATtggatcggatggttgtccgatcggattaccggtCAATCGGATGACGCACATTGGTGAAGAGACATATGGTtgcccgatcggatggtcatccgatcgggttgtcACTTGGTTTGAGTTTCATAAATGAAGGGAACTAGGATGGCGGCtcgatcggacaacagtccgatcggGCTGTCATTCGATCAAAGCTTTCCAAAGTTTCATGTTTCTAAATAAACTTCTAAGTGTTGGGAAGTCCCAAGTTTCAAGATTCAAGGACAAGTGTCACCTGATaaggtggctgtccgatcggacggctgtcatTCGTTCAGGCGACTCTTGTTCTTGAAGATTATTTTTGTAAAATTACTAAGTTCGAAGATTAATGGTGACGTCACGTCACATACAGCGGCAACAGTAACTCATCGTTTCACAGCCATTCtgatcggccgggaatcacccctgtCCGACCCGTTTGTATGTTAGTAACGGGTTTATGCCGGAATCCATCATGTGATCGTCTTAATCAGTGAACAattcgttcctaaaccaactccaGACCACCGATCAAGTCCACAGCCCGTTCAGTCCCTTTTTATCACCGAAGTAAATCAAAAGTTAGAAGGAAGGATGATGAACTTAAGTTTTAGTATAAAAACTCTTAGATTTGGCATTAGATTTAATGAAATAAGCATGGAATCTCTTAGATCTTAGCTAGACCTCACCAAGAGTGACGTCATATGGTAGTTTGTACAACCcctatgatgacatcatcctcaagATCTCAGATCTGAGAGATCTCACGGTGGAAAGCgtgatttcaagtgagaatcacgTAGAGGATGATGTGATGAgcgagaaagtacaaagatctagtGTGAAACGTACCGAAATCAGCAAGATAATGAAGAAAGAAGGAGAATAGCGTGCCTGGTCgagcagagctgtcacatcactgaaaaGGGTGATGTGACAGGTCTATTTATAAGGTGAGGGTGAGTGAAGGAGGTATGAGCGCATGGGTCGGATGGCAGTCCGTTCGGATTGCTGTTCAATCGAACAGTCATCCGATAGGGTGACAATCCGGTCGGatgacagtccgatcggatgacaatccgatcggatttgCCATTCTGGCCAATGAAATCCTTCCGTGTTCCCGTTTTTGATTCGTTTAGCGAGTTAGGTTAAGCTTGCATTGTGTATAGTTTATGTAAGGTGTCTAGATTATGTTACAAGCCAAAAGTCTCAAAGTTTCATAGATTCCGCCAGCgacaaggctccagtctctcgttcaaccaagaatcaagtttcacgagtctaaggagtcaagcaccaaataagtttcaagagtcaagaatcatagtttctcaagcatcaagaatcaagagtccaagtattaagtatcaagaatcaacaaTAAGAATCTAGTTTCcatagtatcaagaatcaagtgtctagattaagcatcaagggtcaagtAGCTAGATTAAGTATCAAGTCTCATAGTTTAAGTGTCAAGAATCAAGCATCTAGAATAAAGAGTCAAGCATCATAGTATCAACAAGATTCACACCAAAAGTATCAAAACATCAACtctataaaaccacagggactaaaactgacaacTTATTAGAAGTTTAGGGATTGTTCTTGCCAAGTGTCTAAAGTTCaggacgctgggcgttacagtctcccctcctttaggagattttgTCCCTGAAATCTTAGTAGAAGATTGTTTGAAGAgatgcgggtacttggccttcatatcacttttcaattcccaagtgaattcggcgccacgatttccttcccatcgaaccttaacaATGGGAATTTTGATGCGCCTCAGACGCTTGGCAgtttgatccatgatttcgaccggtttctccacaaattgaaCAGCTTCATTTATTTTCAAGTCTTTAAGAGGAACCTGCAGTCCTTCGTCGGCTAGGCATTTCCGTAAGTTAGATACGTGGAACACTGGATGCACGTTGTTTAGTTCTTGTGGCAAGTCGAGTTTGTATGCTACCTTGCCAATCATTTCAAGTATCatgaaaggacccacatagcgaggatcaagctttcccttctttccaaaacgaactactcccttccagggagataccttgagtagAACTCGATCACCAAcagcaaattccagaggcttccgcctattatcagcatagctcttttgtcgtctcctagccttgatcaagttgtcacggatctgaagaatcttatccattgtctcttgaacaatctcagggccagtgaactgcttttccccaacctcatgccagctgagaggagatcgacattttcgcccatataaagcttcgaaaggagccttCTGGatactggaatggtagctattgttgtacgagaactctatcaatggtaaatgtacatcccagttaccaccaaagtcgatgacacaagaacggagcatgtcgtctagggtttgaatagtacgctcggtctgcccatccgtctgaggatgaaagtccgtgctaagattcaagtgcgaacccatagcggactgaaacgTTTGCTAAAGACGCAaagtaaaacgaccatcacggtctgaaatTATATCAAGTGGGCATGCCATGACGGCATATAATCTCATCAGTATAGActcgagcaagtttctccactctgtagtcttcacgaataggaagaaagtgagcggatttggtcaatcgatcaatAATCACCCAGATACTATCGTGACCTTTAGAGGTGTGGGGTagtttggtaataaaatccatagcgatactatcccatttccaaactgggattttTGGTTGTTCTAAGAGTCCAGAGGGACGCTGGTGCTCAGCTTTTACCTTCGAGCAGGTAAGGCACTTAGACACATATACAACAATGTCcctcttcatgccaggccaccaataagttgtacgcagatcctggtacatcttatcggcacctggatggataaagtaacgggatttgtgagCCTCGGTCATTATGAgctcggacaggctgtccgatcgagctgcctggccgatcgaccagccctttcctctttagGAACTTTATAAATACCTCCTGTtactttcattctttctacttttggaaagtgACGTCCGAACAGCACGCTCTcctcacttttcttcagatttcactcgattccggtaagatctcgtcctaaatcttgtacttccttgatctacacgcactcctacatctttctatcttttgaatcttaacgtttaaccgtgaaatcatcaagattctaggtgttctaggatgacgtcatcatgtgttcttgaagaacttcatgttttggcctcaatccactaagaacaacttggatctaaccgatttccacataaacaaacaaagatctttcatagatctaaacatattcacagtgaaaaggattgagagaatgttttccaactttctttcaactcttttacactcaatgcactcaaaaccgatagaattggagcttgtaccgacttcttactcattcttgtggttgtgttggtcCAAGATCAGAATCCTATCGACGAGGGTTACCGATTAcaggttaaacatggaacaccgtcttgaacagttaactgaccggatttgggtgattcctatccgatcAGGAATgccaagtattgacgaggtttctgttgcttaacacgTTATCAGAACAGCTCGATAAAAccacaaacaatcaaaacaaccaagtgtcagacgaacggaacgaccaggccggaatgctgttcgatcgaactaccatccgatcggactgtcatCCGAACGGGTTGTTACCCGATCGAtctgcaccttgggtcccacacttaaactattcACCAACATTTGAAGTCTAATCGTTGAACGAGTCATTGTCCGATCGGACTATCATCCGATCGGGTTAACCGCCTGAACATGTGACAATTAAacttcaacacttgacaattttcagcatgttcaatgcactaggaatgccacccgatcgaactgctgtccgatcgagtgacaacctgctgtgaacttgttctcactaaggtgcccaaccaatcgggttgccggccgatcgaacgaccgtccgatcgacctgaagggtagatatacttctatgttttcaaaatgctacaacaaaaacttcaaaagtcaagccatcatataCAAACAaatccttcccaaaggaagaaacaatccattCGAACGGCCATTCGAccggacagccgtccgaacggactgtcactcGCACGATTAGCGGTCCGATCGGagtaccatccgatcgaccagctgttcgagcCACCAACACTTACTTTCGTTttacgcgttacttatcgttatactatcgaactattttggctaaccttactctcaagcgctcccttcaatccatcaaccgctgtgtaaggacctgcaaaaatgtcccaaaaCGACTCGTAAGtaaaaacccggacccctgaaaccctaatgtacatgaaaaaccaagaaaacaagatTTCTAggtttcacgcgggccgcgtaagagtaagCTTAGGCTTACGCGGGCCACGTCAAAGCAGAGTTGACCGGATAAGCGTTCCAGGCCACGTGTCGCACACGTGGTAGACCTAGGTGTGACACGCTAGCCCTAGTCGTAGACTAGGtggctctcgcgggccgcgtaaactcTTATTaagttttacgcgggccgcgtaaaactcatttttcagcTATAAGTAGCCAGTGCATGGGGCTTTCATCagtgttcaaaattttcaatcaaaAACGAAAGATACTGCTCAGAATCATAATTTTACTTAGGGAAATGCTGCCGCGGATacagggtattaattcgatcactgctacgatacaatgtccgatcgattgaaaccaatccgatggatgtttaagtgctgcccaaattagggctatactttgtcattcgtcgtgagggttttaatctcgtgagcttatcgtaaatgttgtattaagttacttacctagtttcgtgtgcattgttatttaaattaggttatcaggcttatcagtaggctaaactctgcccaacTAAACTTACAATTtgagtcattcttttttttttattaacagtgttttacaatactccaattattttcaaagttataattacagggattaagtcgttgttatcttgaatcactggcaagtggggtattgtgcacattactaatttctcacggttaagTTCACcaacctaacagtgataatcatcactacttggtgaaaggacccaatagtggtatgtccatcgtcaccagggtgtgacacggcgccagataaaaataaaataaaagccattgtaatcgctcttatgctgtaatttatagcTATGTGTTGTTTTATCAAAATTGAGTGACTCGCCTGTATTttcccgctgataaaatctttttaaaacatgtttcaggtgacttactgtgaatcaaggaaaagtgctacggagcactaacaagcttgaagtagtggctcagtaaaatatataaacatgttttgtaaaacagggaatttccatatgaaattcctctattgtaaattacggggtttgttccaaattatgaaataaaataattgggcattttcaagtttaaaaataTCCTGTAAAAATTTCCGCTACCAAAATAAATAATACCACAGGTTTCTGTCCCGcgactcctgaaacgggtaaaaccgggtcgggggccgtgacagaaaaaggtggtatcagagccactgatttaagccaattaagtatttagaaatacttaaatTTTTCTGATTTCCATTTTGTGATTCTGTGAGCActtaatttacaataaataaaattttaacttagaatTGTGTGTGTTCCTTCAAAACTTTACTATCCATACCATAGATATTGATACTACCGACACTTTCACTGGCTACCAAGCTGATATTGAAGAGCCAATGGTGTTTCAGGCCCAACCGCAGGAAAAACCAAAGCCGAAAAAGAGAAGAAGACTTGTAGGTTGGAGGCGTGTGCGTAGGAATAAACCAGCAGTACAGAAAGTTGTAAAGACTGAGGATCCAAAGGATAAGGGAAAAGGAATAGAGATTGGGGAATGTTCCAGGCAAGCCCAGGAAATGCCATCATGGGAGGAGCTGGATCGTAAATTGGCACTTAATGACCTCATCGGACCTTCCGATGAAAATCTCTTCAATTACCCAATTGAGTCACAACTTCCAGTTAATCTAGAGCCTGCTATCCCAGATCCCATTGTCAACCCCCGACCTCTACCAGGAgaactggaagaatggtggaccactgactggcaatttcagaatcTCTTAAATAACCCTAATACCTTTTTCCCTGAGTTCGACCCGGAGCCTGCAGGAAACCCACCGATGAGCAATGGGAActtggctgaactccgccactatggCGAGGAACTGGTAGATGCCGAAAATAGAATccgggaagtgggagaacatatctcctggaagtacgacgagagggaacgtcgtttctgaagTGCCAGCTGACGGGGACAGTATGTGGTTGTGTGGTGTGTTTGTTTAATAttactaaaataataataaataacaaaagtataattatgtaaaataacttaaaaatcaaACGTTTTGTAATATAACTGGTGTGTACGGATGCCtactaatatataaaaatatcgaagtcgcaaagtcgacaattttggctatacatGTTAATGTGCTCATGTGCGATTGTTTTATTGTGATTGGTTATCAATTGTTTTGTGCTAATCACTAATATAAATCAATTACCAGATGGAACACGctgttaatgaaccagttaatgaagttaatcaatcagaacacaataatgaggatcactttctaaatcagcaagatatagaaaacatcaTCGCTCAGGGAATAGCCAACGCTATCCCGGCAATCGTCGCTGCTGTtaaaagtcctgttgagccttcgCAAACCAACCCCAGTAAACACACGCGCGatgataatttcagtaatagtgttAATGGAGGCGGCATCAATGAGAATAGTGTGGTTCAAACCCCAGTActcaagaaaatgaaagttgcaccacctggttgcacttataaggaatttcttgcctgtaaaccagccgaatttgcaggcaatgaaggggcgacagcCGCACTACGTTGTTTAGAGAAAACTAAAGcggtaattaaaataagtaattGCATAGAGGAAGACAAAGTTAAgtatgcttctcacctttttaaggaagaggcattagagtggtggaatacggtattgcAAGCTAAAGAaagtgacatggcttatgccatgaactGGAAAGAATTTAGACaattggtggaaagaaaattctgtcccgaatatgaaaaagaacaaatggcaaacaagatcctgagccaccgaatggtggatattgactgtcgagggtatacttcgaaatttttcgagtatgccagaattgtgccaactctggcttcgccaaagccagtacttatttctcgctatatttggggtttgattagcgagattcgtgatatcgtcaaagctgcaagaccccgcacgattgacgatgcggtggAGTTAGCCAACACCTTGACCGACAGACTGGTACGCACGAGAGAAGAAAATCGGAAGAAGGAAgtggcccaaaagattacccaaggatttcgtgtgggtaatagtagtaatttcaagaaaaaggGAACCGGACAATCTTCCACTGTTCCATTTTGCAGTacctgcaaaagaaagcattttggaaaatgcaaagggtattgcaatttctgcaaaattccagggcatcaagaagaagattggaggaggaagaaatcaacaatctgcttcaactgtggagaagctggacattttagaccagactgtcctaaactggtcaaaccagcagacaacaaagccaaaccagctgaaggaactaATAAAAAGAACGCAAGAGCCTTTCAGCttactactcaagaagcagaactcattccaaaTGTcttagctggtacgttcctagttcatgacgtttatgcaaaagtattatttgactctggtgcaaaccaaagttttataaatacttcattcttcCAAGCTCTTAACCTACCCTTAACCAACCTTAGACAAATTTTTATGGtagaaacggcagatgggaattctgttaacataaacaaGGTTTTGCGAGAAGAAaagatagaactttcaggtcataaattttctgcaaacctgttactcaTGAATTTAGCtagattcgatgttgtgttaggaatggattggttagtagccaaccatgctcgaatctttgtgataagaattccatagaaattagTGCGCCATCAGGAGAAATAATCGTGGTTGCAGGAGATAAGCCACGCAAGTCAATGAAGTTCATTTctgtaatgaaagttgctagttatgaatgaaagcaaggaatagtatatatgatttcagtaatcattagcaCCAAGGGTAAGGAACTTAAAGAAATTCAAGTAGTATCAGAATATCCGGAtatattcccagaagaactacctggattaccacccgatagggaagtagaatttagaattcatctaattcctggaactacaccgatagccaaggcaccttatcggttagcacccaccgaaataatagaattgaaaaagcagttagatgaattactaagcaaaggatttatataACCTAGTTCGTCCCCATGGGGAGcaccagttttgtttgtgaaaaagaaagatggttcgatgcgaatgtgtatcgattatagggaattgaataaagttacaattaagaatcgatacccattacctagaattgatgacctttttgatcaacttcagggatctagatatttttctaagatagatttacgctccggataccatcagttgaaggttcaagaagaagacatacctaaaaccgctttcagaactaggtatggtcactacgagtttacagttatgccatttggattaacaaatgctcctgcagcatttatggatatgatgaataggatctataaaccgtatttggataaattcataattgtcttcatcgatgacataattatttattccaaaagccaggacgagcattgtgaacatttacatgtactcttaactttgttaagaaaagataagctttacgccaaattctccaaatgtgaattttggctccaggaggtgcaatttttaggacatatggtgaatcacgaaggtattcacgtagatccctccaaaatagaagcgatcaccaaatggaaggtcccgcaatcagctatggaagttagaagttttctagggttaGCTAGATACTATAGGTGATTCATTAagaatttttcaaagatagtTGGGCCATTAACTAAGCTCACCTGTAAAGCAgtaaagtttgaatggggacctaggcaagaagaggcttttaagatttaaagcaaaagttaacaaacgccccaattcttgccttaccagaaggaacagaagattttgaagtttactgtgatgcttctaagttgggattaggatgtgtgctaatgcaacgcaagaaggtaattgtgtatgcctcaaggcaattgaagaagcacgaggaaaactatacaacacatgacttagaattaggatcgataatttttgcccttaagatttggaggcattatctgtatggaagtaagtttagcgtttatacagatcataagagtttaagatacatatttgggcaaaaagaattgaacatgaggcaaaggagatggatggaaattctatgtgactacgactgtgatattcaatatcacgaaggaaaagcaaatgtagttgcagatgccctaagtcgtaagtatcatgaaaagcaaaagcgagttcgaTCTCTCAGATTAAATCgtcaagtagatttaatggaacaattgaaggatGTTCAAGCAATAGCAAtgaaggatgatgctgaaggaataaAAGAAAGAATAAACGAACTAGAGCAAGGcaccgatggaatttggagattccacaagaatagagtttgggtacctaagcaaggaaactTAAGatataagattttagaggaagctcataaatctaggtataccatgcacccaggaaacaacaagatgtaccaagatttaaggaataatttatggtggataggaatgaaaaaggacatagctaaatatgtatctaagtgtctaacttgttcagaagttaaggcagaacaccaaaaaccttcagggttactccaacaattagaaatgcctgtgtggaaatgggaactaataacaatggattttgttactaagttacctaaAACTAGGAAAGGTAACGACgggatttgggtaattgtggatcgattaaccaaatcagctcattttctacccatgaaagaaacctttagcatggatagtatccttacatggagttccactctccatagtatcggatagagatagtcgttttacttcgcatttctggacaagtttccaagaagccatggggaCGCGGttaaatttaagtacagcttaccattcccaaatagacggacaaagtgaaag
The sequence above is drawn from the Helianthus annuus cultivar XRQ/B chromosome 12, HanXRQr2.0-SUNRISE, whole genome shotgun sequence genome and encodes:
- the LOC110893217 gene encoding vegetative cell wall protein gp1-like, with the protein product MSMRGGFHFSTPQHSSNSNYPPLYEDPQMGGPSNAVSEVDSAPVAPAPPMGYENPIPSYPANFNAIYPGPFPPTYPTGYPAYGYQYPPPPQPQQPQPPQPPQIQPPQQQEILQRLHEVEQRVDEERRSRRGLLKGLANLIKGKKKRDY